One window of Botrimarina mediterranea genomic DNA carries:
- a CDS encoding glycosyltransferase family A protein, whose amino-acid sequence MSLDATPPLLSVVAPLDEHRGVAIAAISSWLAQDSASLARCELIVVADGSEPELEQEISSMLRQQDRLLRSESGNLFSSYNAAAEAARAPALLFTESHVVAEEDCLSAVLREIETSDPPTAVLASGGLYAGRFPETIDRLFDDELPRRLAQGWDTMVVRGTLVKRCLWKSLGGFQDQYGHYASLLFGAAMSQAGVPSRMIEEARVLHGNEGSFAELRAPLLEFGRMEVRFRAENPHSPLLDRLPACRNWEQRAKYGRRGAAVAIGSGFAASVKALSRGRLAEAFRQAGRTLAATPNWLFGPDWAVAKARIHYRWALVRLRLFARSPTLYCKAFRDAWGGLIRCGRLVEVADQLRRAATPRTSSPEAESLDATAKAAEPTRSAA is encoded by the coding sequence ATGTCGCTTGATGCAACCCCGCCACTGCTAAGCGTGGTGGCGCCACTCGATGAACACCGCGGCGTGGCGATCGCTGCAATCAGCTCGTGGCTCGCTCAGGACTCAGCCTCCTTGGCACGCTGCGAACTCATCGTCGTTGCCGATGGCAGCGAGCCCGAGCTCGAGCAAGAAATCAGCTCGATGCTCCGGCAACAAGATCGGCTGCTGCGATCGGAGTCCGGCAATCTCTTCAGCAGCTACAACGCCGCGGCGGAGGCGGCGCGGGCTCCGGCGCTACTGTTCACGGAGTCGCACGTTGTCGCGGAAGAGGACTGCTTGTCGGCGGTGCTGCGTGAGATCGAGACGAGCGACCCTCCGACCGCCGTGCTCGCCAGTGGCGGACTCTACGCCGGGCGGTTCCCGGAAACGATCGACCGCCTATTTGACGACGAACTACCCCGCCGCCTCGCGCAGGGGTGGGACACGATGGTGGTCCGTGGCACGCTCGTTAAAAGATGCTTGTGGAAATCGCTTGGCGGATTTCAAGATCAGTACGGTCACTACGCGTCGCTGCTCTTCGGCGCGGCGATGTCGCAAGCCGGCGTGCCGTCGCGGATGATCGAGGAGGCTCGGGTGTTGCACGGGAACGAAGGCTCATTCGCCGAGTTGCGGGCGCCGCTCCTCGAATTCGGCCGGATGGAGGTGCGTTTCCGCGCGGAGAACCCACATAGCCCTCTGCTAGATCGACTCCCCGCCTGCCGCAACTGGGAACAGCGAGCGAAGTACGGCCGGCGCGGGGCGGCCGTGGCGATCGGCTCGGGCTTCGCCGCCTCGGTGAAAGCTCTGAGCCGGGGCCGACTGGCCGAGGCGTTCCGCCAAGCGGGTCGAACGCTCGCCGCGACGCCGAACTGGCTCTTCGGCCCGGACTGGGCTGTGGCGAAGGCGCGAATCCACTACCGCTGGGCCCTGGTGCGACTCCGGCTGTTCGCTAGGTCGCCGACCCTCTATTGCAAGGCGTTTCGCGACGCTTGGGGCGGGCTGATCCGCTGCGGGCGATTGGTCGAGGTGGCCGATCAACTCCGCCGAGCAGCTACTCCGCGAACCTCTTCTCCCGAGGCGGAGTCTTTAGACGCCACGGCCAAGGCGGCCGAACCGACACGCTCGGCCGCCTGA
- a CDS encoding glycosyltransferase → MACSTCAVVGLARNVAGHLPATIERIERLGGGFADYRVFVYENDSSDLTPDMLRVWAAANERVHVQSEQLGDPTHPPLRCLTRAASMASYRTQCQRYVRDNWAGVDYVCVLDLDLAGGWLEDGVAHTFGSPGWDFVGSYGVIIQRRRLSPYVPLHYDTWAYRSEGSYDEVSGREGNLLSWRLGDPLQPVYSCFGGMGFYRTEAFLSATYGGEDCEHVVLHRRMRQRGYGRQFLNPSQLSLYGRKTKRWDPVVIALDRFQQRLRRRPQSEADRHVA, encoded by the coding sequence ATGGCGTGCAGCACCTGCGCGGTTGTTGGATTGGCGCGTAATGTTGCAGGTCATCTCCCTGCGACGATCGAGCGGATCGAACGACTTGGCGGTGGCTTCGCCGACTACCGTGTTTTCGTCTACGAGAATGACTCGTCCGATCTGACACCGGACATGCTGAGGGTCTGGGCGGCCGCCAACGAGCGGGTCCACGTGCAGAGCGAGCAACTCGGCGACCCGACTCACCCCCCACTGCGCTGCCTGACGCGGGCGGCATCGATGGCAAGCTACCGCACGCAGTGCCAGCGGTATGTCCGCGACAACTGGGCCGGCGTCGATTACGTCTGCGTCCTGGACCTCGACCTCGCAGGCGGCTGGCTCGAAGACGGCGTCGCGCACACCTTCGGCTCCCCAGGATGGGACTTCGTCGGTTCCTACGGTGTGATTATCCAGCGCCGGCGGCTCAGCCCGTACGTGCCGCTGCACTACGACACCTGGGCTTACCGCAGCGAGGGATCGTACGACGAAGTCTCCGGCCGGGAAGGCAACCTCTTGTCGTGGCGCCTCGGCGACCCGCTGCAACCGGTCTACTCCTGCTTTGGCGGCATGGGCTTCTACCGCACCGAGGCCTTTCTTTCCGCCACCTACGGCGGCGAGGACTGCGAGCACGTTGTTCTCCATCGCCGAATGCGGCAACGTGGCTATGGTCGGCAGTTCCTCAACCCGAGTCAGCTTTCGCTCTACGGCCGCAAGACGAAGAGGTGGGACCCCGTTGTGATTGCACTCGACCGGTTCCAGCAACGACTGCGGCGGCGCCCGCAATCGGAGGCGGACAGGCATGTCGCTTGA
- the cimA gene encoding citramalate synthase: MTKIELYDTTLRDGAQGEGVNFSLDDKVLIARRLDEMGFDFIEGGFPLSNPKDAEFFERLKKEPLKNSKACAFGMTRRRGVKAADDPGMKALLHSETPVVTIVGKTSDFHVAEVLRVSEQENIDMIAETIAYFVSQGREVVYDCEHFFDGWKSNPAYAAKTIQAAAQAGALRIVMCDTNGGTLPEEIARFTKEAAAAVDTPLGIHTHNDCELAVANSLAAVDAGAVHVQGTINGLGERCGNADLISIAANLALKKEGYEVLSPKKIARLSELSGYVYEIGNLLRRINQPFVGPSAFAHKGGMHVHAVNRVAHSYEHIPPETVGNERRILVSELSGRSNIIATATKLGLAEDADLMNRVLEEIVNRENRGYQYEAAEASFALLVRKLAGTFVPHFTLEKYHVTSENQGAGATTEATVKLHVHDEVEHRVAEGDGPINALDAALRKALKAHYPKLAQMSLVDYKVRVINSEAATAASVRVVIESRDESDGETWGTVGVDENVIQASWEALVDSIEYKLCKDEG, from the coding sequence ATGACCAAGATCGAACTCTACGACACGACCCTCCGCGACGGCGCCCAAGGCGAGGGCGTCAACTTCTCGCTCGACGACAAGGTGCTGATTGCCCGTCGGCTCGACGAGATGGGGTTCGATTTCATTGAGGGGGGGTTCCCGCTCAGCAATCCCAAGGACGCCGAGTTCTTCGAACGGCTCAAGAAAGAACCGCTGAAGAACTCGAAGGCCTGCGCGTTCGGCATGACGCGCCGCCGCGGCGTGAAGGCGGCTGATGATCCGGGCATGAAGGCCTTGCTTCATAGCGAGACGCCTGTCGTCACGATCGTCGGCAAGACCAGCGACTTTCACGTGGCCGAGGTGCTCCGCGTCAGCGAGCAAGAAAATATCGACATGATCGCCGAGACGATCGCTTACTTCGTCTCGCAAGGCCGCGAGGTCGTTTACGACTGCGAGCACTTCTTCGACGGCTGGAAAAGCAACCCTGCTTACGCTGCGAAGACGATCCAAGCCGCCGCGCAGGCGGGCGCACTACGCATCGTCATGTGCGACACCAACGGCGGCACGCTCCCCGAGGAGATCGCTCGGTTCACGAAGGAAGCCGCCGCCGCGGTCGATACGCCGCTGGGCATCCACACGCACAACGACTGCGAATTGGCGGTCGCCAACTCGCTCGCCGCGGTCGACGCCGGCGCCGTCCATGTGCAGGGCACCATCAACGGCCTCGGCGAGCGTTGCGGCAACGCGGACCTCATCAGCATCGCTGCTAACTTGGCGCTTAAGAAGGAAGGCTACGAAGTCCTCAGCCCAAAAAAGATCGCCCGCCTCAGCGAGCTGAGCGGCTACGTCTACGAGATCGGCAATCTCCTGCGGCGCATCAACCAGCCGTTCGTCGGCCCCAGCGCATTCGCTCACAAGGGGGGCATGCACGTCCACGCCGTCAACCGCGTCGCCCACAGCTACGAGCACATCCCGCCTGAGACCGTCGGCAACGAACGCCGCATCCTCGTGAGTGAGCTCTCCGGCCGGTCGAACATCATCGCCACCGCGACGAAGCTCGGCCTCGCGGAAGACGCTGACCTGATGAACCGCGTCCTCGAAGAGATCGTCAACCGCGAGAACCGCGGCTACCAGTACGAAGCGGCCGAGGCGTCGTTCGCTCTGCTCGTGCGAAAACTCGCCGGCACGTTCGTCCCGCACTTCACGCTCGAGAAGTACCACGTCACCAGCGAAAACCAGGGCGCCGGCGCCACGACCGAAGCGACCGTCAAGCTGCACGTGCACGATGAGGTCGAGCACCGCGTCGCCGAAGGGGACGGCCCCATTAATGCCCTCGACGCCGCGTTACGTAAGGCGCTCAAGGCCCATTACCCCAAGCTCGCCCAGATGTCGCTGGTGGACTACAAGGTCCGCGTCATCAACAGCGAAGCCGCCACGGCCGCGAGCGTCCGCGTCGTAATCGAATCGCGCGACGAGTCCGACGGCGAGACCTGGGGCACCGTCGGCGTGGACGAGAACGTGATTCAGGCGAGCTGGGAAGCGCTCGTCGACTCGATCGAGTACAAACTTTGTAAAGACGAAGGATGA